A single window of Sparus aurata chromosome 12, fSpaAur1.1, whole genome shotgun sequence DNA harbors:
- the edf1 gene encoding endothelial differentiation-related factor 1 homolog: protein MAESDWDTVTVLRKKGPTAAQAKSKQAITSAQRRGEDIETTKKWSAGQNKQHLVTKNTAKLDRETEELHHDRVPLEVGKVIQQGRQEKGLTQKDLATKINEKPQVIADYECGKAIPNNQVLGKIERVIGTKLRGRDIGLPLEAKPKKK from the exons ATGGCAGAAAGTGACTGGGACACCGTGACTGTGTTGAGGAAGAAGGGGCCGACGGCTGCCCAGGCCAAATCCAAGCAG GCTATCACCTCTGCCCAGAGACGTGGGGAGGACATTGAGACAACCAAGAAAT GGTCAGCAgggcaaaacaaacagcatcttgTGACAAAGAACACAGCCAAACTGGACCGGGAGACCGAAGAGCTGCACCATGACAGGGTTCCCCTTGAGGTGGGCAAGGTCATTCAGCAAGGCAGGCAGGAGAAAGGCCTGACTCAGAAAGACCTGGCCACT aaaataaatgagaagCCTCAAGTCATTGCGGACTACGAGTGCGGGAAAGCAATTCCCAACAACCAGGTCTTGGGCAAGATCGAGAGAGTGATTG GGACGAAACTGCGTGGGAGGGATATTGGGCTACCCCTGGAGGCAAAACCCAAGAAGAAATGA